GATAAAGGGTTGTAAGAGGCTGAATGCTTAAGTGGATGAGAGAGGAGATGAGAGAGATGGGAAATGGGTTGTAAGCTCATAGCCGACTTAAGCACAGGAACCAAGAAAATATGTAAGATAGACATGTGgactatatatttatagtgaagAGCTAACCAATATGAGTGAGCTAAGGCTATAAAGATTTATACTATTAGCAGCtggctgtattattagccttgctcttatacatctaatatatttatcttgaaGTTTGTGTTAAGTTGGCTCTTACGTAAAAGATAACacctttaatttttattttattatagctcactattatctTTGCTCTtgtgcctccatctccatcGTGGAGGTCGTGTGCTTTCTCATGTGACAACCAGTCCACCTCCATCACAAGATCCACTGCTTTATTATCGAACGGTCACTGCTTTATCCACTGCTTCATTATCAATCTACCGACACACAGTCAATCCCTAATTATAGGTTTAGCTCGTGCTTTCGGGGTTTTATCCTCAATCCAGCCATCTAATCAATCCCTACATGGGCTGGTCCGTTGCAAAGTAACATTATTAGTGGATAATAGCAAGCTGGTCTTTGTAGCACTTCCAGCTACAATAGAGATTACTACCTGGAAGCTCCTCGTTGGTAAAACCACAAGTCCACAAGATGTGCCACTGGTTTTGCCGGTTGGCGGCCATTTGACCTGAGCCAGCATGAAGCATGCTCGAGCTCGACGAGGCGCCTACCGCGCATACTACGTGCTATCAAACCCAAACCAGTAAGATTCTTGAGACAAAAACGCGCGGACAATCTAACAACCATCACTTTGCTAATCACCTTTGTCACATGTGAAGTGCGAACGTGCTCGCTCGCGCGCTCCAGCGAATACGAATACACGCGCGCCCTTGCAAAGCACCCCACTTTCCGCACAATCAGTTGAGAACTTGAGATGTGCCCTGTGGATCAGTGATGTGTCATGTGGAGGCCTCGTCATTTCCCCTCCCCTGCTGGCTGCTGCAGACTCCAGGCCGCAGCGCCACTGCGCCAGCGGGACGCGCGACCAGCGGCGGGCGACCGAGCCCTGCATATGCACACCGGACAGGGAGACACAAAAGCGATGGGAAAGCGCCCGTGGCAGCGAGGATTGCCGGCTCCTGTCCTGCCACGGCGCGAGCAGCGGCGCAGCGCATGCAGGTGCCCCACCACAGTgttgccgccgcgcgcgcggtcgTCAACGACCGAGAAGTTGAACAAAAGGTACGACTAGTACAGTAGGTACTCGGGTCGGGCGTGCGCGCGAACTGCGGCAGCCGATGGACCAGCGGACGCGAGAcggagcgcgcgcgtgtggcaaaCTACCGCGCGTGGGAGCGCACGCCGGCGCGGGCGGAGGCGGTCTCGGCGCAAGGGGACACCGTACGCGAGGGGGCGCGGCGTCGCCTGGTCTCCCGAGgtcgcacgcacgcacgcacgctgcGGCGTGGCGTGCACGGAGGTGGGTGCGGAGGCCTGTGCGTGGGAGTAGTTTGTGCACGGCACGCACACGTTCATCGGACTTGACAATGATCCGCCGGCTGAACTCATTTTTCTAACCGGCTTTCAGCTCTAACTCTACTAGTAGGTCCTCGACCTCAGCATATCAGATCGTGAGCTTCGTCTTGAATACAGCGCAAGGTTCGTGTACGGGACCATCTTTTTTCTTCTGTTGATCTGTTCATGGCCTGTTTAGTTCAGAACCAAAAATTTTTACTTATCATATCGAATATACAGACGCATATTTgatatattaaatatagactaataacaaaacaaattacatattccgcctgaaaactgcgagacaaaaTTATTAAGTCTAAGTAATTcgtcattaacaaatatttactgtagcaccacattgtcaaatcatggcgcaattagacttaaaagattcgtctcataatttacacgtaatctgtgtaattagtttttttttatatttagaactctatgcatgtgtctaaatatttaatgtgataGAGTAAAAAGTTTTTGCATAAGAAGGCCTCAGCTCATTTCCTCCTCGCTCGACATCCATGggtttagagcaggtacaatagcaggctataagccagctgcaaacatattttaagaagataaatgaggagagagaagagcagcgggctacagatttgtagccagctgtaacacGGACTTTAAGATACAGTGTGTGCATGACaagtgggaccagatattaatagtgtagtatgtaactattgtatgaataagctattagattggctatagatgaattggagctaataattggctatactactgaacttgctcttaggtgGCGAGCAATATTGTTAGCACGCCGGCACTGACGGATGACCGTGAGCTAGCGATCGAGGTGTGGCGTGAGCGTGACACGGTGTCAACTGTCAAGTgtgccgtctcccgtctagtaTGTTCAAACATTATTCCGCATGTGTAGCCAGTTGCACGTAGAGGACATATTTGTATTGTAAACAAGAGAGTAAACAcgtactactacttaaaaaagaaCGCACGGTATTCGTTTCTGTAATATAAAATGCTCCATTATTTGGAATTGGTGCATACATGAACACAACAAAAACAGCTCAAACAGAAGATAAACTTATGTCCTACATTGCAAATGGCGATAAATGTATAGCGCAAAATACCTACTAACCACGTACGGAGTATGCCCAAATCAATCAGCCACCTCCAGTGCGTCGTTCTCTCGACCGGTTAAATCATGCAACCACTCGCACACCACAACACACACCTGCCGGCCCCATCACCCCGAAATGATCCAACCGAACCAACAACAACCACACCGGTGCATGCGCCGACTCACTCCACCACCTCATCTCATCAGCTGCCTCGGCAGCGCAGCATCCGCGAAACttccaccgcgcgcgcgcgcggcgcacgCACCCGAGCGGTATATATGCGGCACCACGCGGTCACGCACCCGCACGGGCAAAGCGCTATCAACGACACGCGCGCGTGTGTTCCACTCCTCCTCTACGTAGTGTACGACTGTACGTTAGTTGCCAGCCATGGCAGCCGTGGGGAAGTCGAAGGAGGCGGACGCGGCGCGGTGCAGGAGGCACCCGAAGCACCGGCACGCGGCGGGGGTGTGCCCGTTCTGCCTGCGCGACCGCCTCTCGCGCCTCTCCGCCGAGGTCGCCAGCgctgcctcgccgtcgccgtcgtcggcgtcgtcgtcgggatCCTCCTCCTCGCTGTGCTCGTCGACCGGGGAGGGGAGTTACTCCGCCGCGTCGGCGACCCAGGCGCCGcccgtcggccgccgcgcgAGGCTGGGCATGCTGATGCGACAGGAGGAGCAGAGGGAGAcgaccgcgacggcggcgacggtgctcggCGCCGCAGGTCATGACAAGAAGGAGGTGCCCCctgcggaggaggagaagaagacggcgaggaggagcggcttCTGGGCGAggctgcagcagcagctccaTCACGGGAGCTGGCACCGGAAGGCCGACGGGTGCTCACTGGCGCACTCCAAGGCGGTCAGCgagaaggccgccgccgccgccgccgcgccggccaagCGGCCACCGGCGTTGTTCTGATGCGCGCGTGCCCGCGCGCACGACGAGAGGAAGCGAGCACCATGCAGTACGTGCAGGCGTGAGCCAGCCAGCGCGGCGTGATCGATGTTTGGTTGGTAGTGGTAGCCTCTCGTCGCGTCGCGTGCGCTGTTCATCCGGGGGGCTCACGTTGATCACCTGGCATGTTTCGTTATCTTTCGGTGCGCTTTTTGGGTCGTGGCTTGTGGTGGGTGCGGGGGGTGCCGAAAGGACGGCCTAATGGCAAACGTCCCGTTTTGTATAGATCTAAGATCTGAGGGAAGAAATGGCACTCGGCTCGAATCGGCTGCGTGATTTCCGTGTCATGACTCATGATCAAATCATCAAGCTCGTGATGTTCTTTTGCCTTTTGTCATGCTTGCGAATTACTACTAGCTGTAGAACCGAGTTTGTTACTTTCTGCAGGTTACTCGGTTGGTAAAACAAATTGCAATATATCAGTTCTGCAAATTGGCAGAATTCCTTCCGCAGCAGCTAGGCAAACATCTTGGCCTCCTCTTGGGAACCTTTAGAGTTGTCCATTCCCATGAAGCTCTCAGATGTTTCAACAAGAACACTGAATAAAAGTATGCGAATAACTCATAAGGTGAAATTCGCCGTACATAATATGAACGGAGTAGCCCCAGTATCTATTTCTCGAATCTGGTAGCTCTTTTTTATACTTCGCGGCGAGAACCTATGACCTTGCACGCACAGGACCGCTCAGCGCTCATCACGTCAGACCTCCATGATTACAGCTTCCCAAAATCACCTACAGCGCTTAAGCCTATAGGAGTACTTTGTATGCTATACTATatcctcctctcttttcttagAAAGGGAGGACGCCTGCTAATTTTGTATACATTCTATTAGGGCCTACATTCTATGCCATTTTTTGAAGAACTGCTGTACATTCTGCATCTTCATTCTGTACTCCTTTACTAACGTTCTATTAGGATCTTTGAATCTTTGGATTCATGTCACTAAATGCCGTCATCATCGTCGAGGTAATCCACACTTGCATTGCTTGAATGCCGTTTAAGTCCCTCGAAGATCTCATCAAGCGACCCTGAACTAGACGATTGTGTTGATGACAGGCTCAAAGGAAGAAACTTCTTGGAACTCATGTTTGCTTTGAAGTTCTGAAATCCCGTCTTCATTAAGGTCCATCTCGATGCGATTCCAGCTGATGAATCTGGTTCTTTACTGACAGAAGAGGGTGTCTCTGAGTTTCCAGTTTCAGGCACAACAGAGGTCGATTGGGTTTCTGTCTGGGCTTGCTTAACTGCTTGATGGCTGCTGTTTTGTTCTCTTATAGAAGAATATTTAAGAGCAACGTTACTAGCATATTTCGACTGGAGTCTTCCTTCCTTTTTGGATGGAAGTGTTGTTGCTTTCATCCCTGCAGTTTCTTCATCCTGTGGAGAACATATGGAACAACGAAATAGAGTGAGACCATTTCTTTACTGAAATACAGTCATAGCAGACTGCAGACGCTAGAGAAACATGAACAACAAGAGAAACAAAACTATAACAGAAAGGCCTTATCACGCAGGCAAATCCATTCACACCTGTTGCACATTTCCAGATTCAACGTCTTTGTATATACCAGTGAAATTTCTTGCTAATGGAGCAACCAGCTCACCGACTTTATGTCCTTGTTCAATCCAACATCTCTctgcagggaaaaaaaaactgaaatatgTCACTACAAGctaataacatttttttttttaaaaaaaacaagactAAGAAAACACATAATTTAAGCATTGATTTTTCTGAAGACTTGTAGTCCTTATGCCGATGCAGGGAACTTTAGTATTTTGACTAGGTGATACACCAGCAGTTGAGTACTGATTATTCACGAGAATGTATAAATGTTAAGTAAATTTGGAAACACCTGATAAGTTAGAAACAGGATCACATTTATGTTGTTATCAGTTTAGTGGATCCTCTGGTTACTCatagaagaaaacaaaattgaAAATCCCATCAGAGCAAGCAGGAAGATAGTGTATGGAGTAGAAAGAAAAATATGTCGGTGTTACATCATGTTACCTTTCTGCAGAATAAGCACTCCAGATGGATCGAACCCATCTGTatgatcttcttcttgttcagTCCAGAATCTGAACCTTTTCCAGCTTCCAAAAAATTCAAGCACATACCCAAAGAAATTACCAGCGACCAATAGTGTATAAACAACCATAATGAGTGGATATATTCTgttgaagcttcttccaaagaAGGGAACGACATCATCAATGTTCCCCATCCTCTGTATAAAAGAAGAGCAGACAAATTATCCATCAGTTAGATGTGAATTATTTATCCATAAAACAGTAATCTTAAAAACCAAAGGGCAGAACATTTCCATTTCAAATATGATTAGCACTCAGCACCTTGATAGAAGAATGAGTAAAAACTCAATTCATTCTGCATATATTCTCGAGAGTTCGTGTACAGTATCCATGATTTCTTTTGTTTATTCCTCCAAATTGAGAAAACAATGGTTCAAAAGGAGGATGAATTGAATCTACATATTTGGATATTACATAAAAACGAAGTTAAAATAATACGGAAAGGCATATAGATTATTACCTTCTCAAATGTAGTTTTAGAATTACCACCAAGGTGAATGAGATTCAGGAAGTTGTAAGAAATAGGAGCTGCATATCTTGCAACCATTCTGCAAAAAGGACATTCGATGTAAAGGTTACTCAAGGTgcaaaattacttttatgattgaTGTACTTATAATGCCAAATGGTGGGGACTTGGAAAACTTACGAACAAATCATAAGCAAGCTAACTGAACTAGTTTGCCTCGGTGTCAGTGAATATACCACCATCATCCCTATCCTGAAGAGCGAATAGTATGTGCAAATACACATGTACATCAAAGGAATAAATGCAACAACCTGTTAAGTGGTAATTCTAATTAGGAAAAGTTGGAAAGGAAGTAAGCTGAAGATAGCATCTGATCTTTAAAAACAGTTCTGTTTTAAAGAAAGCTTAATAGATTGTTTTCAAGTTTCAACAAGCCTCCAGGAAAGTTTGTCCACATATTAAAGTAGAATTAGTCATGTAAATGGGCAAGTAGAAGGGAGATCCACAGCA
The Oryza sativa Japonica Group chromosome 6, ASM3414082v1 DNA segment above includes these coding regions:
- the LOC4340505 gene encoding uncharacterized protein; the protein is MAAVGKSKEADAARCRRHPKHRHAAGVCPFCLRDRLSRLSAEVASAASPSPSSASSSGSSSSLCSSTGEGSYSAASATQAPPVGRRARLGMLMRQEEQRETTATAATVLGAAGHDKKEVPPAEEEKKTARRSGFWARLQQQLHHGSWHRKADGCSLAHSKAVSEKAAAAAAAPAKRPPALF